The Megalops cyprinoides isolate fMegCyp1 chromosome 19, fMegCyp1.pri, whole genome shotgun sequence genome has a window encoding:
- the LOC118794094 gene encoding hemoglobin embryonic subunit alpha-like: protein MSLSAKDKAIVRGFWAKAATKADDIGSEALSRMLAVYPQTKTYFSHWKDLRPGSAPVKKHGKVIMGGVNEAVEKMDDLVGGLLTLSELHAFQLRVDPANFKILSHNILVVMAMLFPSDFTPEVHVSMDKFLTAVSLALSEKYR, encoded by the exons ATGAGTCTCTCAGCTAAGGACAAGGCCATTGTGAGGGGTTTTTGGGCTAAGGCTGCCACGAAGGCGGATGATATCGGCTCCGAGGCTCTGTCCAG AATGCTGGCTGTCTACCCCCAGACCAAGACCTACTTCTCTCACTGGAAAGACCTGAGACCCGGCTCCGCTCCAGTGAAGAAGCACGGCAAGGTCATCATGGGCGGAGTCAACGAGGCTGTTGAGAAGATGGACGACCTTGTCGGTGGCCTGTTAACCCTGAGCGAGCTGCACGCTTTTCAGTTGCGAGTCGATCCTGCCAATTTCAAG ATCCTGTCCCACAACATCCTCGTGGTGATGGCCATGCTCTTCCCCTCTGACTTCACTCCTGAGGTTCACGTGTCCATGGACAAATTCCTCACCGCTGTCTCCTTGGCTCTGTCTGAAAAATACCGATAA